The following are encoded together in the Streptomyces sp. NBC_00358 genome:
- a CDS encoding S9 family peptidase — protein sequence MTDPYRVFRGALPDVCSDDPARMVFVGDAEGRCEVFTWDADARTVRQVTDRPGGTAHCAIDADAHVWWFEDDAEGNGRWWFRAFEGGPRLPALPGAPAGQPRGLAMAPDGTVAAAVADADTTTLLVGRRGRAPRVVLRTPAPFRLAGISADGDLLALAAAPGDDPAVTVLTARGEPVAVLSGSGEPGPSRGGALSADAGAWAGPGAEAEVGVRAEAEAEFGAGGEAEVRFRAEVEAGDGAEDRAEVETAARARARAGSEAEFGPEADVRLRAEAEARAGAEDRAEVEVEVEVEVEVEVEVEVEVAGWARGDAGGVADGSAAAGVGASAGATDEPATPGPEDATGRPGGPGAPARLWCLGFSPRPGDRDLLLVRENGHRYVLATWTPAAGMTALPWCSFDTEITARWYPDGRAVLVRQERHGRSLLHRVEPRTRRRTPVPTPAGSLLDAAPRPGDALHYVWTDTAHSPVAHATDETPLPPAGPATVVPGHHTDWWTPGPDGRVHSLLSLPERRLAVPPPAVFLVHGGPADHDRDAYDATVHSLVASGYAVVRVNYRGSTGYGPDWRRAFTDGVGHTQVRDLVAVRAELVRRRMIAGDATALWGVSWGAYLVLLALGTRPGLWRAGVAVKPVADWAAAHRSTTPALRALDVRLFGGTPDDMPESYARSSPITYAADVAAPLLVVGATKDAKCPPGQIRSYLGALERAGVPHEAMWLDTGHDGYDGAAHVSVLRRSLRFLHTHLPAAHRPAGPQRPPARVGGSRSH from the coding sequence ATGACCGATCCGTACCGGGTGTTCCGCGGGGCTCTGCCGGACGTCTGCTCCGACGACCCGGCCCGCATGGTCTTCGTCGGCGACGCCGAGGGGCGCTGCGAGGTGTTCACCTGGGACGCGGACGCCCGCACGGTCCGCCAGGTCACCGACCGCCCCGGCGGGACGGCGCACTGCGCGATCGACGCCGACGCCCACGTGTGGTGGTTCGAGGACGACGCGGAGGGGAACGGCCGTTGGTGGTTCCGGGCGTTCGAGGGCGGACCGCGGCTGCCCGCCCTGCCCGGAGCGCCCGCCGGGCAGCCGCGCGGTCTGGCCATGGCACCGGACGGGACGGTCGCGGCGGCCGTCGCCGACGCCGACACCACGACCCTCCTGGTCGGACGACGCGGCCGCGCCCCGCGCGTCGTGCTCCGCACGCCTGCCCCGTTCCGGCTCGCCGGCATCAGCGCGGACGGTGATCTGCTCGCCCTCGCGGCGGCGCCCGGGGACGACCCGGCGGTCACCGTCCTGACCGCACGGGGCGAGCCGGTGGCCGTGCTCTCGGGGAGTGGAGAACCTGGACCATCAAGGGGCGGAGCCCTCTCTGCGGACGCCGGGGCTTGGGCTGGGCCTGGGGCCGAGGCCGAGGTCGGGGTCCGGGCAGAGGCAGAGGCAGAGTTCGGGGCCGGGGGCGAGGCAGAGGTCAGGTTCCGGGCTGAGGTCGAGGCCGGGGACGGGGCCGAGGATCGGGCTGAGGTCGAGACTGCGGCCAGGGCCAGGGCCAGGGCCGGGTCTGAGGCCGAGTTCGGGCCTGAGGCCGACGTCAGGCTCCGGGCTGAGGCCGAGGCCAGGGCCGGGGCCGAGGACCGGGCTGAGGTCGAAGTCGAAGTCGAAGTCGAAGTCGAAGTCGAAGTCGAGGTCGAGGTCGAAGTCGCGGGCTGGGCCAGGGGCGACGCTGGAGGTGTGGCGGACGGTTCCGCGGCCGCCGGCGTGGGCGCCTCCGCCGGCGCGACGGACGAGCCCGCGACTCCCGGACCCGAGGACGCGACCGGCCGCCCCGGTGGGCCCGGGGCGCCGGCGCGGCTGTGGTGCCTGGGCTTCTCCCCGCGGCCTGGAGACCGCGACCTGCTGCTCGTGCGGGAGAACGGGCACCGCTATGTCCTGGCCACCTGGACGCCCGCGGCCGGAATGACCGCTCTCCCATGGTGCTCCTTCGACACCGAGATCACCGCCCGCTGGTACCCCGACGGCCGCGCGGTCCTGGTCCGTCAGGAACGGCACGGCCGCTCCCTGCTGCACCGCGTCGAGCCGCGCACCCGTCGCCGTACCCCCGTCCCCACGCCCGCGGGCAGCCTCCTGGACGCGGCGCCGCGCCCCGGCGATGCCCTGCACTACGTATGGACCGACACGGCGCATTCGCCCGTGGCGCACGCCACCGACGAGACCCCGCTGCCACCGGCCGGCCCCGCGACCGTCGTGCCCGGCCACCACACCGACTGGTGGACACCCGGTCCGGACGGCCGGGTGCACAGCCTGCTCAGCCTGCCGGAGCGGCGCCTCGCCGTACCGCCACCGGCCGTCTTCCTCGTCCACGGCGGACCGGCCGACCACGACCGGGACGCGTACGACGCCACCGTGCACTCGCTCGTCGCCTCCGGTTACGCCGTGGTCCGCGTCAACTACCGCGGCTCCACCGGATACGGGCCCGACTGGCGACGGGCGTTCACGGACGGCGTCGGGCACACCCAGGTGCGCGATCTCGTCGCCGTCCGGGCCGAGCTCGTACGGCGCCGGATGATCGCCGGGGACGCGACCGCGCTGTGGGGCGTGTCATGGGGCGCCTATCTCGTCCTGCTCGCCCTCGGTACCCGCCCCGGCCTCTGGCGGGCCGGCGTCGCCGTCAAGCCGGTCGCGGACTGGGCCGCCGCCCACCGCTCGACCACGCCTGCGCTCCGCGCCCTGGACGTACGGCTGTTCGGCGGGACCCCTGACGACATGCCCGAGAGCTACGCGCGGAGCTCCCCGATCACCTACGCGGCCGACGTGGCCGCGCCGCTGCTCGTGGTGGGCGCGACGAAGGACGCCAAGTGCCCTCCCGGACAGATCCGCAGCTATCTCGGAGCCCTGGAGCGGGCGGGAGTACCGCATGAGGCGATGTGGCTGGACACCGGCCACGACGGCTACGACGGCGCCGCCCACGTCTCCGTACTGCGCCGGTCCCTGCGCTTCCTGCACACCCACCTGCCCGCCGCGCACCGGCCGGCCGGTCCACAGCGTCCCCCGGCGCGAGTCGGGGGATCCCGGTCCCACTGA
- a CDS encoding RiPP maturation radical SAM C-methyltransferase, with protein sequence MRVLLVNMPWSPIDLPSLALGILKRSVDERVPGATCEVLHANLEFTDWITSRTEFSAEDYEYYALSSYFLGCGDWVFSSALYDDPGWRDAEFTRVMQGKLRKSRMRMTRQLHAQVPEFIDEIARRIVAAEPDVVGFTSTFQQNTAALAAARQVKKLAPHIVTAMGGANCDAEQGASVHRNFPFVDYVVRGEGEQAFPELLTALQGEKPEPAAVAGLCHRSADGTSVANPMPSGPLPPAAILPPDYSGYFERLAASVARNWVEPKLVVEGARGCWWGEKHHCTFCGLNGSFMQFRSKSPDVFYEEIMDLARRHRVLDMYVVDNILDMGYLKTVLPRIIDSGHDLRMHIEIKANMRRPQLQVLADAGLIYVQPGIESLNSRVLDLMDKGVSGCQNVRMLRDAAETGLSVSWNYLHGFPGETAQDYEPVIRQLPALEHLNPPVDLSARIAIERFSPYFKQPELGFTGLRPEEHYRFTYDLPEAELYDLAYVFEAPERGITAETVDELNAGIAQWKKRHVDARLTHTDLGDRIVLVSRREAFDWRTLCLSDPFEIAAFRLLDQPHTASALLRKLNDDPVGFEDVVQEDVQRLLDLWAERGLLFTDAGQYVHLAPASVNQDLLRLDYMAHAHRPPRSEPSGTATSDQQDPTAQTPAPALS encoded by the coding sequence GTGCGCGTCCTTCTGGTCAACATGCCCTGGTCGCCCATCGACCTTCCCTCCCTGGCCCTCGGCATCCTCAAACGCAGCGTCGACGAGCGGGTACCCGGCGCCACCTGCGAAGTGCTGCACGCCAACCTGGAGTTCACCGACTGGATCACCAGCCGCACCGAGTTCTCCGCAGAGGACTACGAGTACTACGCGCTCTCCTCCTACTTCCTCGGCTGCGGCGACTGGGTCTTCTCCTCGGCGCTGTACGACGACCCCGGCTGGCGGGACGCGGAGTTCACCCGCGTCATGCAGGGCAAGCTGCGCAAGTCCCGGATGCGGATGACCCGTCAACTGCACGCACAGGTACCGGAGTTCATCGACGAGATCGCCCGCCGTATCGTCGCGGCCGAGCCCGACGTGGTCGGCTTCACCTCCACGTTCCAGCAGAACACCGCGGCGCTGGCGGCCGCCCGCCAGGTCAAGAAGCTCGCCCCGCACATCGTCACGGCCATGGGCGGGGCCAACTGCGACGCGGAACAAGGAGCTTCGGTCCACCGTAACTTCCCCTTCGTCGACTACGTCGTGCGCGGCGAGGGCGAGCAGGCGTTCCCCGAGCTGCTGACGGCGCTTCAGGGCGAGAAGCCCGAACCGGCCGCGGTCGCGGGCCTGTGCCACCGGTCGGCCGACGGCACCTCCGTCGCCAACCCGATGCCGAGCGGCCCGCTGCCGCCCGCCGCGATCCTTCCCCCGGACTACAGCGGCTACTTCGAACGCCTCGCCGCCTCCGTGGCACGCAACTGGGTCGAGCCCAAACTCGTCGTCGAGGGCGCGCGCGGCTGCTGGTGGGGAGAGAAGCACCACTGCACGTTCTGCGGACTCAACGGCTCCTTCATGCAGTTCCGCAGCAAGAGCCCGGACGTCTTCTACGAGGAGATCATGGACCTCGCGCGCCGGCACCGCGTCCTGGACATGTACGTCGTCGACAACATCCTCGACATGGGCTACCTGAAGACCGTCCTGCCCCGCATCATCGACAGCGGCCACGACCTGCGCATGCACATCGAGATCAAGGCCAACATGCGCCGCCCGCAGCTCCAGGTCCTCGCCGACGCCGGGCTCATCTACGTCCAGCCGGGCATCGAGAGCCTCAACAGCCGTGTGCTGGACCTGATGGACAAGGGCGTCAGCGGCTGCCAGAACGTCCGGATGCTCCGCGACGCGGCCGAGACGGGGCTCTCCGTCTCATGGAACTACCTGCACGGATTCCCCGGCGAGACCGCGCAGGACTACGAGCCCGTCATACGCCAGCTTCCGGCCCTGGAACACCTCAACCCGCCCGTCGACCTGTCGGCCCGCATCGCCATCGAACGCTTCAGCCCCTACTTCAAGCAGCCCGAACTCGGCTTCACCGGCCTGCGCCCCGAGGAGCACTACCGCTTCACCTACGACCTTCCCGAGGCCGAACTGTACGACCTGGCCTATGTCTTCGAGGCGCCCGAACGCGGGATCACCGCGGAGACCGTCGACGAGCTCAACGCCGGGATCGCGCAGTGGAAGAAGCGCCATGTGGACGCGCGCCTGACCCATACCGATCTCGGCGACCGGATCGTGCTGGTCAGCCGGCGTGAGGCCTTCGACTGGCGGACCCTGTGCCTGTCCGATCCGTTCGAGATCGCCGCCTTCCGGCTGCTGGACCAGCCCCACACCGCGTCGGCCCTCCTGCGCAAGCTGAACGACGACCCCGTCGGCTTCGAGGACGTCGTCCAGGAGGACGTCCAGCGGCTGCTGGACCTGTGGGCCGAGCGGGGCCTGCTGTTCACGGACGCCGGGCAGTACGTCCACCTCGCGCCGGCCTCCGTCAACCAGGATCTGCTCCGCCTCGACTACATGGCCCACGCACACCGGCCTCCGCGTTCCGAGCCGTCCGGCACCGCCACCTCGGATCAGCAGGACCCGACGGCACAGACGCCGGCCCCCGCACTTTCCTGA
- a CDS encoding DUF5825 family protein, producing MTTQTAPNPAVRAWRDHDAEARLLPGMSLGRIPVVGGAADADRLWEMGVRLVELEEPVDLAAEGAAAHRRAVDLLRLIRDLTARAVQVDWDLRLPPDGDAERWKLLSHLHPPRGITGLTDADEALHAWRTRHYLCKLVWRQGPGFVQIRDRRWGDLRRFTADEPHYRDAIAVLDRGAARTDVPADVLADFTAEHLVLHVGDLAWWLPYRVSRWLQEAMAV from the coding sequence ATGACAACGCAGACCGCACCGAACCCGGCCGTGCGGGCGTGGCGCGACCACGACGCCGAGGCCCGCCTGCTCCCCGGCATGTCGCTGGGGCGCATCCCGGTCGTGGGCGGCGCCGCCGACGCGGACCGCCTCTGGGAGATGGGCGTACGGCTCGTCGAACTGGAGGAGCCGGTCGACCTCGCGGCCGAGGGCGCCGCCGCGCACCGGCGGGCCGTGGACCTGCTCCGCCTGATCCGCGACCTGACCGCGCGGGCCGTCCAGGTCGACTGGGACCTGCGGCTCCCGCCGGACGGCGACGCCGAGCGGTGGAAACTGCTCTCCCATCTGCACCCGCCCCGCGGGATCACCGGTCTCACCGACGCCGACGAGGCCCTGCACGCCTGGCGGACCCGCCACTACCTCTGCAAGCTGGTGTGGCGTCAGGGCCCCGGTTTCGTGCAGATCCGGGACCGCCGCTGGGGCGACCTGCGCCGCTTCACCGCCGACGAGCCGCACTACCGGGACGCCATCGCCGTGCTGGACCGTGGCGCCGCCCGGACCGACGTGCCCGCGGACGTCCTCGCCGACTTCACCGCCGAACACCTCGTCCTGCACGTGGGAGACCTGGCGTGGTGGCTCCCGTACCGGGTGTCCCGCTGGCTGCAGGAGGCCATGGCCGTCTGA
- a CDS encoding flavodoxin family protein encodes MPTLLIVHHTPSPNCQALFEAVVSGATAPEIEGVRVVRRAALEATASDVLAADGYVLGTPANLGYMSGALKHFFDLVYYPCLDTTAGRPFGYYVHGGNDVTGAVRGIESITTGLGWRRAAEAAKVTGEPAKADIEACWELGATLAARLMD; translated from the coding sequence GTGCCTACTCTGCTGATCGTGCATCACACACCCTCGCCCAACTGCCAGGCCCTGTTCGAAGCCGTGGTCTCCGGCGCGACCGCGCCCGAGATCGAGGGCGTCCGGGTGGTGCGGCGGGCGGCGCTGGAAGCGACCGCCTCGGACGTGCTCGCCGCCGACGGCTATGTGCTGGGCACCCCGGCGAACCTCGGCTACATGTCGGGCGCGCTGAAGCATTTCTTCGACCTGGTCTACTACCCGTGCCTGGACACGACGGCCGGGCGCCCCTTCGGCTATTACGTGCACGGCGGCAACGACGTCACCGGCGCCGTGCGCGGCATCGAGTCGATCACGACGGGTCTCGGCTGGCGCCGCGCGGCCGAGGCCGCGAAGGTGACCGGCGAGCCCGCCAAAGCCGACATCGAGGCATGCTGGGAGCTCGGCGCGACCCTCGCGGCCCGATTGATGGACTGA
- a CDS encoding FAD-dependent monooxygenase, giving the protein MAHTFGTDVVVAGAGPVGLTAAAELRRRGVRCRIVDRLPERLPYAKAVGIQPRTLEIWDHMGLARTALEAAVPMYGQLAYVNGVEQARIDLVLPPEVPYGFAALPQYETERILDGFLARLGTGIERGTELVSFSQDDDGVTVALRSASGAEEEVRARYLIGCDGAHSLVRKELGLAFEGSAFPEEYMLGDVEVDWDLPSGYGVRAMHRDADGEVDDLLVCIPLPGRGRYRMSMMVPPELSAAGRRDGPAGPADGVVHGLEGGHAPALSDIQAVLDRLSPQPTTASSLRWSSVFRISHRIVDRYGEGRVFVAGDAAHIHPPTGAQGMNTGIQDAWNLAWKLALAVRGGTHPGLAASYDAERRPVGEEVVARTVRHATQGVQADPLDPRTMMLREAQLLVGYRGSPLVDPVSEGPGPQSGDRAPDCTGLAAHIAVHPLRLYDLLRDRGHLLLLYGDGERSGQLADAAREFSQGRVATCVIRPAGASTDTSGPPVYVDALGEFARLYAVDDRPTAFLIRPDGYIGARFSPPTATRLTAHLALTFAPSPGT; this is encoded by the coding sequence GTGGCGCACACCTTCGGAACCGACGTCGTGGTGGCGGGTGCGGGCCCGGTGGGTCTGACCGCCGCCGCGGAGCTGCGCAGACGTGGGGTGCGCTGCCGGATCGTCGACCGGCTTCCGGAACGGCTGCCGTACGCGAAGGCGGTGGGCATCCAGCCGCGGACGCTGGAGATCTGGGACCACATGGGGCTCGCCCGCACCGCCCTGGAGGCGGCGGTGCCGATGTACGGGCAGCTGGCGTACGTCAACGGCGTCGAACAGGCCCGGATCGACCTCGTACTGCCACCCGAAGTGCCGTACGGCTTCGCCGCGTTGCCGCAGTACGAGACCGAGCGCATCCTCGACGGATTCCTCGCGCGCCTCGGGACCGGGATCGAACGGGGCACGGAACTGGTCTCGTTCAGCCAGGACGACGACGGCGTGACCGTCGCGCTGCGGTCGGCGTCCGGGGCCGAGGAGGAGGTCAGGGCCCGCTACCTGATCGGCTGCGACGGCGCGCACAGCCTGGTGCGCAAGGAGTTGGGTCTCGCCTTCGAGGGCAGCGCGTTCCCGGAGGAGTACATGCTCGGTGACGTGGAGGTGGACTGGGACCTGCCGTCGGGGTACGGGGTGCGCGCCATGCACCGGGACGCCGACGGCGAGGTGGACGACCTGCTGGTGTGCATCCCGCTGCCCGGCCGGGGACGGTACCGGATGTCGATGATGGTCCCGCCCGAACTCTCCGCGGCCGGAAGGCGGGACGGGCCGGCCGGGCCGGCCGACGGTGTCGTCCACGGTCTGGAGGGCGGACACGCCCCCGCGCTCTCCGACATCCAGGCGGTGCTGGACCGGCTGTCCCCGCAGCCGACGACCGCCTCGTCCCTGCGCTGGTCCTCCGTGTTCCGCATCAGCCACCGGATCGTCGACCGCTACGGCGAGGGCCGGGTCTTCGTCGCCGGGGACGCGGCGCACATCCACCCGCCGACCGGCGCCCAGGGCATGAACACCGGTATCCAGGACGCCTGGAACCTGGCCTGGAAGCTCGCCCTCGCCGTCAGGGGCGGGACACACCCCGGTCTGGCGGCGAGTTACGACGCCGAGCGGCGGCCGGTCGGTGAGGAGGTCGTCGCGCGGACGGTCCGGCACGCCACCCAGGGCGTCCAGGCGGACCCGCTCGACCCGCGGACCATGATGCTGCGCGAGGCCCAGCTCCTCGTCGGCTACCGCGGCAGCCCGCTCGTCGACCCGGTGTCCGAGGGACCCGGACCCCAGTCGGGCGACCGGGCACCGGACTGCACCGGGCTCGCGGCACACATCGCCGTCCATCCCCTGCGCCTGTACGACCTCCTGCGCGACCGCGGGCATCTGCTGCTGCTGTACGGGGACGGCGAGCGGAGCGGACAACTCGCCGACGCGGCAAGGGAGTTCTCCCAAGGACGCGTCGCCACCTGTGTGATCCGGCCGGCCGGCGCCTCCACGGACACCTCCGGTCCGCCGGTGTACGTCGACGCACTCGGCGAGTTCGCCCGCCTCTACGCGGTCGACGACCGGCCGACCGCCTTCCTGATCCGCCCCGACGGGTACATCGGCGCCCGCTTCTCCCCACCGACGGCGACGCGGCTCACGGCCCACCTGGCCCTTACCTTCGCCCCGAGCCCCGGGACGTAG
- a CDS encoding PP2C family protein-serine/threonine phosphatase: protein MDRLVEQPSGRGLVAIPLALIVVITVVDIRSPTDVHLGPLLVIAPTLTASLAGPLLTALVGVLAVTAQVVVAVLHGGIGTTNHIAQLIALVVLSALVVFVCHVRERRARELVRARSVAETAQRVLLRPPPRRIGPLRVAWLYLAAEDDTQIGGDLFAVTRAAGPSTRVIIGDVRGKGLAAIGEASVVLGAFREGAHRYDTLPELTAALEVSVCRDLDEVADTEHDPGEHFITALVLDIPDDGAQAQMINCGHPPPLLLRDQQVTVLQARHPVPPLGMCELPAAGHRTDPFAFDPGDLLLLYTDGVIEARSPEGAFYPLAERVASFPASNPDVLLRRIHDDLVRHVGDQPGDDAAFLILERTASHHLHLPHRPPDGHHRLHADGSPPPAQR from the coding sequence ATGGACCGTCTCGTGGAGCAGCCGTCGGGTCGCGGTCTGGTGGCGATCCCGCTCGCCTTGATCGTCGTGATCACGGTGGTGGACATCCGCTCCCCCACCGACGTCCACCTGGGCCCCTTGCTGGTCATCGCACCGACCCTCACCGCCTCGCTCGCGGGCCCCCTGCTGACGGCTCTGGTCGGCGTCCTGGCCGTGACCGCCCAGGTGGTCGTCGCCGTACTGCACGGCGGAATCGGCACCACCAACCACATCGCCCAGCTCATCGCCCTGGTGGTGCTCTCGGCGCTGGTGGTGTTCGTGTGCCATGTGCGGGAGCGGCGCGCCCGGGAGCTGGTGCGGGCACGCTCGGTCGCCGAGACCGCGCAGCGGGTCCTGCTGCGGCCACCGCCGCGCCGGATCGGCCCGCTGCGGGTGGCCTGGCTGTATCTGGCCGCCGAGGACGACACCCAGATCGGCGGCGACCTGTTCGCGGTGACCCGCGCCGCCGGACCGTCCACCCGCGTCATCATCGGCGACGTCCGGGGCAAGGGGCTGGCGGCCATCGGGGAGGCTTCGGTGGTGCTGGGCGCCTTCCGCGAGGGCGCCCACCGGTACGACACCCTGCCGGAACTGACGGCGGCCCTGGAGGTGAGCGTGTGCCGGGATCTGGACGAGGTGGCCGACACCGAGCACGACCCGGGTGAGCACTTCATCACGGCACTCGTTCTCGACATCCCCGACGACGGCGCCCAGGCCCAGATGATCAACTGCGGCCATCCACCGCCCCTGCTGCTGCGGGATCAGCAGGTCACCGTCCTACAGGCGCGGCACCCCGTGCCCCCGCTGGGCATGTGCGAGCTGCCCGCCGCCGGCCACCGCACCGACCCGTTCGCCTTCGACCCGGGCGACCTCCTGCTGCTGTACACCGACGGCGTGATCGAGGCCCGCTCCCCGGAGGGGGCCTTCTACCCGCTGGCCGAGCGGGTCGCCTCGTTTCCCGCCTCCAACCCGGACGTCCTGCTGCGCCGGATCCACGACGACCTCGTCCGGCACGTCGGCGACCAGCCCGGCGACGACGCCGCGTTCCTGATCCTCGAACGGACGGCCTCCCACCACCTCCACCTCCCCCACCGTCCGCCGGACGGCCACCACCGGCTCCACGCCGACGGGTCCCCGCCTCCGGCGCAGCGCTGA
- a CDS encoding TetR/AcrR family transcriptional regulator — protein MNKSGSQRGRRPGNQDTRAAILDVARRRFLEDGYHAVTLRSVAGEAEVDLALISYYFGSKKGLFGAALALGANPAEVLARVVEEGDLATFPERVLRQVIAVWDDPVTGPPLLAMLKSAIDEDPFGELVKEAVEREIVDRIASLVPGRNARQRAASFTTVIAGLIATRYLLRLEPIVSMTTDEVVRFLSPQLRQALRGPGRPASADRPTGRPVPRP, from the coding sequence ATGAATAAATCCGGGTCGCAGCGTGGGCGCAGGCCGGGAAACCAGGACACCCGGGCCGCGATCCTGGACGTCGCCCGGCGCCGCTTCCTCGAAGACGGCTACCACGCGGTGACACTGCGGTCCGTCGCCGGTGAGGCCGAGGTCGATCTCGCCCTGATCAGCTACTACTTCGGCTCCAAGAAGGGGCTGTTCGGTGCCGCGCTGGCACTGGGCGCGAACCCTGCCGAAGTCCTCGCGCGGGTCGTGGAGGAAGGGGACCTCGCGACGTTCCCCGAGCGGGTCCTGCGCCAGGTCATAGCCGTCTGGGACGATCCCGTCACCGGCCCGCCCCTGCTCGCCATGCTGAAGAGCGCGATCGACGAGGACCCGTTCGGTGAACTGGTCAAGGAGGCCGTGGAGCGCGAGATCGTGGACCGGATCGCGAGCCTCGTGCCCGGACGGAACGCCCGGCAACGCGCCGCCTCGTTCACCACCGTGATCGCCGGACTGATCGCCACCCGCTATCTGCTGCGCCTGGAACCGATCGTCTCCATGACGACCGACGAGGTGGTCCGGTTCCTGAGCCCGCAACTGCGCCAGGCGCTGCGCGGCCCCGGACGTCCGGCGTCGGCCGACCGGCCGACGGGGCGCCCGGTACCGCGCCCCTGA